From one Flavobacterium kingsejongi genomic stretch:
- a CDS encoding glycosyltransferase family 2 protein: MQLSVIILNYNVRYFLEQCVLSVQEAIKNLDAEIIVVDNNSADGSCAMMKARFPEVTLIENTENAGFPKGNNIGVAIAKGEYVCILNPDTVVAEDTFEKVLAFARNTTDLGIVGVKLIDGTGNFLPESKRGIPTPWVAFTKIMGWYRFFPKSKILGRYYAGHLDKDQAGKVEILVGAFMVLQRDLYLQLGGFDEKCFMYSDDIDLSYCALMAGKSNYYYPETTVIHYKGESTVKDSTYMKRFQEAMNFFYAKHFKVAPVFSFFMSMGIVFFSAIKRFQGKPRPKRVPDRYVLRSENGILKAKLESILQKNVALDSSKIENNVFSHQGYGMGPVEIILDNNGMSFRSIIKVLENSQNPAATFKILPQHSAFIIGSNSSNDRGEVVVIGP, encoded by the coding sequence ATGCAGTTATCCGTAATCATCCTTAATTATAATGTGCGCTATTTTCTGGAGCAGTGTGTTTTGAGTGTCCAGGAGGCCATTAAAAACCTTGATGCCGAAATTATTGTGGTGGATAATAATTCTGCTGATGGCAGTTGTGCTATGATGAAAGCGCGATTTCCGGAGGTTACTTTAATCGAAAACACAGAGAATGCCGGATTTCCGAAAGGCAATAATATAGGTGTTGCGATTGCAAAAGGAGAGTATGTTTGTATCCTTAATCCTGATACTGTAGTGGCAGAAGATACTTTTGAAAAAGTGCTTGCTTTTGCCCGTAATACAACCGACTTAGGTATTGTTGGGGTAAAATTGATTGATGGGACCGGTAATTTTCTGCCGGAATCCAAAAGAGGTATTCCCACACCTTGGGTGGCTTTTACTAAAATCATGGGATGGTACCGGTTTTTTCCCAAATCAAAAATACTGGGGCGGTATTATGCCGGGCACCTGGATAAAGATCAGGCAGGCAAAGTCGAAATCCTGGTGGGCGCTTTTATGGTGCTGCAACGGGATTTGTATCTGCAATTGGGTGGATTTGATGAAAAATGCTTTATGTATTCCGATGATATTGATTTGTCCTATTGCGCTTTGATGGCCGGAAAATCCAATTATTATTATCCGGAGACTACTGTAATCCATTATAAAGGAGAGAGTACTGTAAAGGATAGTACCTATATGAAGCGATTTCAGGAAGCGATGAATTTTTTCTATGCCAAGCATTTTAAAGTAGCGCCTGTTTTTTCCTTTTTTATGAGTATGGGGATTGTATTCTTTTCTGCTATTAAAAGGTTTCAGGGGAAACCCCGTCCCAAAAGAGTTCCGGATCGCTATGTACTACGATCGGAAAATGGTATTTTAAAAGCAAAACTCGAAAGTATTTTGCAAAAAAATGTGGCTTTGGATTCTTCAAAAATAGAAAATAACGTATTTTCGCATCAGGGCTACGGAATGGGGCCGGTAGAGATTATCCTCGATAACAATGGTATGTCTTTCCGAAGTATTATTAAGGTGCTCGAAAACTCCCAAAATCCGGCTGCCACATTTAAAATCCTGCCACAACATTCCGCATTTATAATCGGAAGTAACAGCAGTAATGACAGAGGCGAAGTAGTGGTCATTGGGCCATGA
- a CDS encoding ABC-F family ATP-binding cassette domain-containing protein — protein MNYLSVENISKSFGERTLFKDISFGINKDQKIAFIAKNGSGKTSIMKIINGEDESDTGQVVLRKDIKMAFLSQDNKLQDDLTIEESIFASDNPILKVIHEYETALENPNDEEAYQKAFDKMDQHNAWDFETQYKQILFKLKLEDFKLKVKSLSGGQKKRLSLAIILISRPDLLILDEPTNHLDLEMIEWLESYFAKENITLFMVTHDRFFLERVCNEIIELDNGKLYQYKGNYSYYLEKKEERIASENSSVDKAQNLFKKELEWMRRQPKARTTKSKSRQDDFYVIKEKAESRRKENKVELEINMERMGSKIIELHKVSKKFNDHVILDNFSFDFQRGERIGIIGKNGTGKSTFLNLLTGTLPLDSGKVVVGETIKIGYYTQSGINPKPAQRVIDVIKEYGEYIPLTKGKIISASQLLERFLFDSKKQYDFVEKLSGGELKRLYLCTVLIQNPNFLILDEPTNDLDIVTLNVLESFLLDYPGCLLVVSHDRYFMDKIVDLLFVFRGNGVIENFPGNYSDFRAYEDSADVQQKEENKAEKKAWKQNNPTGNLTFNEQKEFQKIEKEIKELEAQKTTIEQLFADGKVPDTDIQKKADELQMLISKMEEKEERWFELSAKMEE, from the coding sequence GTGAATTACTTATCAGTTGAGAATATTTCGAAATCCTTTGGGGAGCGCACGCTTTTTAAAGACATTTCTTTTGGGATTAATAAAGACCAGAAAATTGCTTTTATCGCCAAAAACGGTTCAGGTAAAACCTCCATTATGAAAATCATCAATGGTGAGGACGAATCGGACACTGGACAAGTGGTTTTGCGTAAAGACATCAAAATGGCTTTCTTATCCCAGGATAATAAACTCCAGGATGACCTGACGATCGAAGAAAGCATTTTTGCTTCTGACAATCCTATCCTGAAAGTCATCCACGAATATGAAACGGCACTGGAAAATCCCAATGATGAAGAAGCGTATCAAAAAGCCTTTGACAAAATGGACCAGCACAATGCCTGGGATTTTGAAACACAATACAAACAGATTCTGTTCAAACTCAAACTGGAAGACTTTAAGCTAAAAGTAAAAAGCCTATCCGGGGGACAGAAAAAACGATTATCGCTGGCGATCATCCTGATCAGCCGTCCGGATTTGTTAATTCTGGATGAGCCTACCAACCACCTGGATCTTGAAATGATCGAATGGCTGGAAAGTTATTTCGCCAAAGAAAACATCACCCTGTTCATGGTAACGCACGACCGGTTCTTCCTGGAACGCGTTTGTAACGAGATCATCGAACTGGATAATGGAAAATTATATCAGTATAAAGGAAATTATTCTTATTACTTAGAGAAAAAAGAAGAACGTATTGCTTCTGAAAATTCCAGTGTTGACAAAGCACAGAATCTTTTTAAGAAAGAACTGGAATGGATGCGCCGCCAGCCAAAAGCGCGAACCACAAAATCCAAATCGAGACAGGATGATTTCTATGTGATCAAAGAAAAAGCTGAAAGCCGCCGTAAGGAGAATAAAGTCGAGCTTGAAATCAACATGGAACGTATGGGTAGTAAAATCATTGAACTCCATAAAGTATCCAAGAAGTTCAACGACCATGTTATTCTGGATAACTTCTCTTTTGACTTCCAACGTGGGGAACGCATTGGTATTATTGGAAAAAATGGAACTGGAAAATCAACTTTCCTGAATTTACTCACCGGAACCTTACCCCTGGACAGTGGGAAAGTAGTAGTGGGGGAAACCATTAAAATTGGGTATTATACCCAAAGCGGTATCAATCCAAAACCAGCACAACGTGTTATCGATGTTATTAAAGAATATGGTGAATACATTCCTTTAACCAAAGGAAAGATCATCTCTGCTTCCCAATTGCTGGAACGTTTTCTATTTGACAGCAAGAAACAGTATGATTTTGTCGAGAAATTAAGTGGTGGTGAATTGAAACGTTTGTACCTCTGTACAGTTTTGATCCAAAACCCAAACTTCCTGATCCTCGATGAGCCTACAAACGACCTTGACATTGTAACACTAAATGTACTGGAGAGCTTCCTTTTGGATTATCCAGGCTGCTTATTGGTAGTCTCGCATGACCGTTATTTCATGGATAAGATTGTCGATTTACTGTTTGTGTTCCGTGGAAATGGCGTTATTGAAAATTTCCCTGGCAATTATTCTGATTTCCGCGCCTATGAAGATAGTGCCGATGTACAACAGAAAGAAGAAAACAAAGCCGAGAAAAAAGCCTGGAAACAAAACAACCCCACAGGTAACCTGACTTTCAACGAACAGAAAGAATTTCAGAAAATAGAAAAAGAGATCAAAGAACTCGAAGCACAAAAGACAACCATTGAACAGTTATTTGCCGATGGAAAAGTTCCCGATACCGATATCCAGAAAAAAGCCGATGAACTCCAGATGCTCATCTCCAAAATGGAGGAAAAAGAAGAGCGCTGGTTTGAACTGAGTGCCAAAATGGAAGAATAA
- a CDS encoding NUDIX hydrolase has product MPISQDIKVAVDAIVFGYEKNELFVLLVRQKLGVLKNTWCLPGGFVLNEETLTEAVTRELHEETGITVNYMEQLYTFGDDINRDQRFRVISVAYFALIEPSKMILTTQTATDAESAQWFPIHELPELGFDHKKIIHTAFERLQSKLTYQPIGFDLLDDEFLFSDLENLYATILEKPLDRRNFRKKILSFGIIDETNKIAPSKSGRPARFFRFNKQKYLDLSTAGFFFEIKFA; this is encoded by the coding sequence ATGCCAATCTCCCAGGATATAAAAGTAGCCGTAGACGCTATTGTTTTCGGTTATGAAAAAAATGAGCTTTTCGTATTATTAGTACGACAGAAATTAGGTGTTTTAAAAAATACCTGGTGTCTTCCCGGTGGTTTCGTTTTAAATGAAGAAACATTAACCGAAGCAGTAACACGGGAACTTCATGAAGAAACCGGTATTACGGTAAACTATATGGAACAGCTTTATACTTTTGGAGACGATATTAACCGGGATCAACGCTTTAGGGTGATTTCAGTAGCCTATTTTGCCCTGATTGAACCTTCAAAAATGATCCTGACTACCCAAACTGCTACGGATGCAGAATCAGCCCAATGGTTCCCTATCCACGAACTGCCTGAGCTGGGTTTCGATCATAAAAAAATCATCCATACTGCTTTTGAAAGATTGCAAAGCAAATTAACCTACCAGCCTATTGGATTTGACCTGCTGGATGATGAATTTTTATTTTCAGATTTGGAAAACCTATATGCGACCATACTTGAAAAACCATTAGACCGCCGCAATTTCAGGAAAAAGATTTTAAGCTTCGGAATCATTGATGAAACCAATAAGATCGCCCCTTCCAAAAGCGGTCGCCCGGCTCGTTTTTTCAGATTCAATAAACAAAAATACCTCGACCTTTCCACAGCAGGTTTCTTCTTCGAAATTAAATTTGCGTAA
- the prs gene encoding ribose-phosphate diphosphokinase, translating into MVLNLDNSFNPFPTQNTIAFQSFTFSGGEPHIKIDPDFNTAETVTITHRLNSFDAIGMVCLAVDALRRMGVQSIEGFFPYFPAARQDRVMIAGEPLSVKVNATIINALQLNKITIFDSHSEVAPALLNNCEALTNHIFIQKVLKEIGQNTLLVAPDGGALKKIYKVSQFLGGKEVIECSKKRDVKSGKLSGFKVYSDDLKGQNCLIVDDICDGGGTFLGLAEELIKNNAGKLYLAISHGIFNKGFDTLNAVFAKIYTTNSFQDIKEPNVIQMDIKDLM; encoded by the coding sequence ATGGTACTCAATTTAGATAACAGCTTCAATCCCTTTCCTACACAAAATACTATTGCATTCCAATCCTTCACTTTTTCAGGTGGTGAGCCACACATTAAAATCGATCCTGATTTTAATACTGCGGAAACCGTGACCATCACCCATCGTTTAAATTCTTTTGATGCAATTGGCATGGTTTGCCTTGCGGTTGACGCACTCAGGAGAATGGGTGTACAATCAATTGAAGGTTTTTTTCCCTATTTTCCAGCTGCACGCCAGGATCGTGTTATGATTGCGGGAGAACCACTTTCTGTAAAAGTCAATGCTACAATCATAAATGCACTCCAATTAAACAAAATTACCATTTTCGATTCCCATTCCGAAGTGGCTCCTGCATTACTTAATAACTGCGAAGCCTTGACGAATCACATTTTTATACAAAAGGTATTGAAAGAAATTGGCCAGAATACTTTATTAGTCGCTCCCGATGGTGGAGCGTTAAAGAAAATTTATAAAGTATCTCAATTTTTAGGCGGAAAAGAAGTTATAGAATGCAGTAAAAAAAGAGATGTAAAATCTGGAAAATTATCTGGCTTCAAAGTATACTCCGACGATTTAAAAGGACAAAATTGCCTGATCGTAGATGATATTTGTGATGGTGGCGGCACCTTTTTAGGCCTTGCCGAAGAATTGATAAAAAATAATGCAGGCAAACTATATTTAGCCATTAGTCACGGTATTTTCAATAAAGGTTTTGATACCCTGAATGCTGTATTTGCAAAAATATATACGACTAACTCTTTCCAAGATATCAAAGAGCCGAATGTTATACAAATGGATATTAAAGACCTGATGTAA
- a CDS encoding nicotinate phosphoribosyltransferase, whose protein sequence is MNPLLLTDGYKVDHRRQYPDHTTLVYSNWTPRKSRNKDIDAVVFLGLQYFIKKYILHDFEHYFFQQPKATVVKKYARRINNFLGENQVGTKHIEDLHDLGYIPMTIKALPEGTAVPMRVPMFTLYNTKPEFFWLTNYFETLLSTVIWMPCTSATLAKQYRNILDRYASETSSVPEFVNWQGHDFSMRGMSGIEAATLSAAGHLLSFTGTDTIPAIDFFEDYYNADSDMELIGGSVAATEHSVMCMGTNTGELETFKRLITTVYPKGIISIVSDTWDLWKVLTDYLPRLKNEIIGREGKVVIRPDSGDPVAIICGNPEGKTVEEQKGVIELLWDTFGGMTNDKGYKELIPQIGAIYGDSINLERAEEICSRLQQKGFASTNVVLGIGSYTYQYNTRDTFGFAMKATYGEVNGEGRAIFKNPITDDGTKKSAKGLLQIYKDNEGKLQLKDDCTWEEEKSGELKVVFSDGKLLIDDNLAAIRERMSL, encoded by the coding sequence ATGAATCCTTTATTATTAACCGACGGCTACAAAGTAGATCACAGAAGACAATACCCAGACCATACCACTTTAGTATATTCGAACTGGACTCCCCGAAAAAGCAGAAATAAAGACATTGATGCTGTTGTATTTTTGGGACTGCAATATTTCATAAAAAAATACATCTTACACGATTTTGAGCATTATTTCTTTCAACAGCCAAAAGCAACAGTTGTAAAAAAATATGCCCGGAGAATTAATAATTTCCTCGGAGAAAATCAGGTTGGCACAAAACATATTGAAGACCTTCATGACCTGGGTTATATCCCTATGACCATAAAAGCGCTTCCCGAAGGCACAGCAGTTCCTATGCGGGTTCCCATGTTTACACTTTACAACACCAAACCGGAGTTTTTCTGGCTTACAAATTATTTTGAAACGTTGCTTTCTACCGTAATCTGGATGCCATGCACTTCTGCAACATTAGCCAAACAATACCGTAACATCCTGGATCGTTATGCTTCCGAAACTTCTTCTGTTCCTGAATTTGTAAACTGGCAGGGACATGACTTCTCGATGCGGGGAATGTCAGGAATTGAAGCTGCTACACTATCAGCAGCTGGCCACCTCTTAAGCTTTACAGGAACTGATACCATACCGGCAATTGATTTCTTTGAAGATTATTATAATGCGGATTCCGATATGGAACTCATTGGAGGATCAGTGGCGGCTACTGAACATTCTGTAATGTGTATGGGAACGAATACTGGTGAACTTGAGACTTTTAAAAGACTCATTACAACAGTATATCCAAAGGGTATCATTTCCATTGTATCCGATACCTGGGACTTATGGAAAGTACTCACTGATTATTTACCCCGATTAAAAAATGAAATCATAGGTCGTGAGGGCAAAGTAGTAATCCGTCCCGATAGTGGTGATCCGGTAGCCATAATTTGCGGAAATCCCGAAGGAAAAACAGTCGAGGAACAAAAAGGCGTAATCGAATTGTTATGGGATACTTTTGGCGGTATGACCAACGACAAGGGATATAAAGAATTGATTCCCCAAATAGGTGCTATTTACGGTGACAGCATCAATCTTGAAAGAGCAGAAGAAATCTGCAGCCGCCTGCAACAAAAAGGATTTGCTTCCACCAATGTCGTGCTCGGAATAGGCTCTTATACTTATCAATATAACACACGCGATACTTTCGGCTTTGCAATGAAAGCAACCTATGGCGAAGTCAATGGTGAAGGAAGAGCGATTTTCAAAAACCCAATCACTGATGATGGTACCAAAAAATCTGCTAAAGGACTATTGCAAATCTATAAAGATAACGAAGGGAAGTTACAATTAAAAGATGACTGTACCTGGGAAGAGGAGAAATCAGGAGAATTAAAAGTCGTTTTTTCTGACGGTAAGTTACTAATAGACGACAACCTGGCCGCCATACGAGAACGTATGTCATTATAA
- a CDS encoding O-methyltransferase: MLHLLKSYLKFLWNSKNAHGLHSPFVYRLVSRCFYDTTAYPEYNLLKQYRKGLQENTEVLEVTDFGAGSRVFISNRRTVQQIATNAGISTKDGELLFRLSRYFEPQSILEIGTSLGLATAALATGSPKATITSLEGCSATAQKTRAELAKYDFRNVSVHTTEFSAYFNTLPKTISYDFVYFDGNHQKQATLAYFEQLLPTATNDTVWIFDDIHWSAGMEEAWEILKKHPKVSVTIDTFQWGIVFFRREQEKQHFVIRASSSKFLNAFLGIRKLWGLLD; this comes from the coding sequence ATGCTACATCTTTTAAAATCGTATCTCAAATTCCTTTGGAACTCCAAAAACGCACACGGATTGCATTCGCCTTTCGTGTACCGATTGGTGAGCCGTTGTTTTTATGACACTACGGCTTATCCGGAATACAATCTGTTAAAACAATACCGCAAAGGACTTCAGGAGAATACTGAAGTCCTGGAGGTAACCGATTTTGGGGCCGGATCCCGGGTTTTTATCAGCAACCGCCGAACTGTCCAACAAATTGCAACTAATGCAGGTATTTCGACTAAAGATGGAGAACTCCTTTTCCGTCTTAGCCGCTATTTTGAACCTCAAAGTATTTTAGAAATCGGAACTTCATTGGGCTTAGCCACTGCCGCTTTAGCTACAGGGAGTCCAAAAGCTACTATTACTTCGCTCGAAGGTTGTTCGGCTACCGCACAAAAAACAAGGGCAGAATTGGCTAAATATGATTTCAGAAATGTTTCGGTCCATACCACAGAGTTTAGTGCTTATTTTAATACACTACCAAAAACAATTTCTTATGATTTCGTTTATTTTGATGGCAATCACCAAAAGCAAGCCACATTAGCCTATTTTGAGCAGCTTCTCCCAACAGCAACCAACGATACAGTTTGGATTTTTGACGACATTCATTGGTCTGCAGGTATGGAAGAAGCCTGGGAAATCCTAAAAAAACACCCCAAAGTAAGTGTCACGATAGATACCTTTCAGTGGGGGATTGTTTTTTTTCGTCGGGAACAGGAAAAGCAGCATTTTGTGATTCGCGCATCTTCCTCAAAATTCCTGAATGCTTTTTTAGGGATCCGTAAACTCTGGGGGCTGCTCGATTAA
- a CDS encoding DUF7218 family protein translates to MPKKSPGSQVKNKDQYEALRDKGYSKEKSARISNSPGAEKRGGKAKAYEDQTKVQIYDEAKKVGRSKMTKSELIKALRTN, encoded by the coding sequence ATGCCAAAGAAAAGCCCAGGTTCGCAGGTTAAAAATAAGGACCAATATGAAGCCTTACGGGATAAGGGATATAGTAAGGAAAAATCAGCCCGGATTTCCAATAGTCCCGGAGCCGAAAAAAGAGGAGGAAAGGCTAAAGCATACGAAGACCAGACCAAGGTACAAATTTACGATGAAGCTAAAAAAGTGGGTCGTTCCAAAATGACTAAAAGTGAACTGATAAAAGCATTGCGTACCAATTAA
- a CDS encoding ABC transporter ATP-binding protein has protein sequence MSDSLIKITNIKRDFVLGTEIIHVLKGIDIEIKKGEYVALMGPSGSGKSTLMNLLGCLDTPTSGNYILNGKDVSQMKDDELAEIRNKEIGFVFQTFNLLPRTTALANVALPMVYAGYSKTERNKRAAEVLKQVGLEDRMDHEPNQLSGGQRQRVAVARALVNHPSIILADEPTGNLDSKTSVEIMNLFDEIHSNGNTVILVTHEEDIAEYAHRIIRLRDGIIESDKPNR, from the coding sequence ATGTCAGATTCATTAATAAAAATCACGAACATAAAGCGCGATTTCGTCCTCGGAACAGAGATCATCCATGTGCTTAAAGGCATTGATATAGAAATTAAAAAAGGGGAATATGTGGCACTGATGGGACCATCCGGTTCCGGAAAATCTACACTGATGAACCTGCTGGGTTGCTTGGATACGCCCACCTCCGGAAATTATATCCTGAATGGAAAAGATGTCAGCCAGATGAAAGATGATGAACTAGCGGAAATCCGGAATAAGGAAATTGGATTCGTCTTCCAGACGTTCAACCTTTTGCCACGGACAACAGCATTGGCCAATGTGGCACTACCGATGGTCTATGCCGGCTATTCCAAAACCGAACGCAACAAACGTGCTGCAGAAGTACTGAAACAGGTAGGGCTTGAAGACCGTATGGATCATGAGCCGAACCAGCTATCGGGAGGACAACGCCAGCGGGTTGCCGTAGCCAGAGCCCTGGTAAACCACCCTTCAATTATACTGGCAGATGAACCTACAGGAAATCTGGACAGTAAAACTTCGGTTGAAATTATGAATCTTTTTGACGAAATCCATTCCAATGGCAATACTGTCATCCTGGTCACTCACGAAGAAGACATTGCCGAATACGCTCACCGTATCATACGATTGCGCGATGGAATCATCGAAAGTGACAAACCCAATCGGTAA
- a CDS encoding cob(I)yrinic acid a,c-diamide adenosyltransferase, giving the protein MKVYTKTGDKGTTALFGGDRVPKHHIRIESYGTVDELNSHIGLIRDQEINSHYKEILIEIQDRLFTVGAILATPPEKETLKNGKPRLNIPKIIEGDIQLLENEIDAMESQLPQMTHFVLPGGHTTVSYCHIARCVCRRAERLSVHLNELEPTDAYVIKYLNRLSDYLFVLARKLSSDLKAEEVKWIPQKQ; this is encoded by the coding sequence ATGAAAGTATATACCAAAACAGGAGACAAAGGTACCACCGCATTATTTGGAGGAGACCGAGTGCCAAAACACCATATCCGTATTGAAAGCTACGGTACTGTAGATGAGTTGAATTCCCATATCGGGCTCATTCGCGACCAGGAAATCAATTCGCATTATAAAGAAATCCTGATTGAAATTCAGGATCGGCTGTTTACTGTCGGTGCCATTTTGGCTACACCACCCGAAAAAGAAACCCTGAAAAACGGAAAACCACGACTTAATATTCCCAAAATAATTGAAGGCGACATTCAATTACTTGAAAATGAAATTGATGCTATGGAAAGCCAATTACCACAAATGACTCATTTTGTACTCCCTGGCGGCCATACTACTGTGTCATATTGTCACATTGCCCGATGTGTTTGTCGTCGTGCAGAGCGTCTTTCAGTCCATTTGAACGAGCTTGAACCTACTGATGCGTATGTTATAAAGTACCTAAACCGACTTTCTGACTACCTTTTTGTGTTGGCACGAAAGTTGTCCTCAGACCTAAAAGCGGAGGAAGTAAAATGGATTCCGCAAAAGCAATAA